In Streptomyces sp. NBC_00448, the following are encoded in one genomic region:
- a CDS encoding MFS transporter produces the protein MVESIAEPDPGRGTDPRRWSAFAVCLIAGFMTLLDVSIVNVAMPSMQAGLGVSSGELSWTVAGYTLAFGLVLVPAGRLGDVFGRRTLLLSGLVLFTVTSLACGSAPSGEWLVSARLAQGVAGGLLAPQVVGVMQQLFVGRERGVAYGWYAAMIAAATAVGPVAGGLIVQGAGNANGWRWVFLVNVPIGVVAYALGARRIPHDRRRLDRTRGRTVRFDPVGVLLLGAGITLVTLPLTSFGGAQRWPAVGLGVVVLVGFAGWERRCGGRGGQPLINPALLRQRSYVFAALIGVPYFAGYSAIPFITSLYLQQGLGYTALASGATGVPFAVGAAAGAALTGRFVIRLGRLLVLLGAVTVVIGLAATVVLIRTVHGTPIWLVLLGPFLLSGAGSGVVVGPNLTLALHEVPPSEGGTAAAALQTAQRIGAAVGLAVTSSAFFGALRASHRRFPAAAGKGLLYCIGFIALALVVAAADVAFAARSKSGPPAASPEPAALSR, from the coding sequence GTGGTCGAATCAATCGCCGAACCCGATCCGGGGCGCGGCACGGACCCGCGACGCTGGTCGGCGTTCGCGGTGTGCCTGATCGCCGGGTTCATGACGTTGCTCGACGTGAGCATCGTCAACGTGGCGATGCCGTCGATGCAGGCCGGGCTCGGCGTCTCCTCCGGCGAGTTGTCGTGGACGGTGGCCGGCTACACGCTGGCCTTCGGACTGGTGCTCGTGCCCGCCGGCCGGCTCGGCGACGTGTTCGGACGCCGTACGCTCCTGCTGTCCGGCCTGGTGCTGTTCACCGTGACCAGCCTGGCCTGCGGGTCGGCCCCCTCCGGAGAGTGGCTGGTGTCCGCCCGGCTGGCCCAGGGGGTCGCGGGCGGGTTGCTCGCGCCGCAGGTGGTCGGCGTGATGCAGCAGTTGTTCGTCGGGCGGGAACGCGGTGTCGCCTACGGCTGGTACGCCGCCATGATCGCGGCGGCGACCGCCGTCGGGCCGGTGGCCGGCGGGCTGATCGTCCAGGGAGCCGGGAACGCGAACGGGTGGCGGTGGGTGTTCCTGGTGAACGTGCCGATCGGCGTCGTCGCGTATGCCCTCGGGGCGCGTCGCATCCCTCACGACCGCCGGCGGCTCGACCGGACACGCGGCCGTACCGTCCGGTTCGACCCCGTCGGCGTGCTGCTGCTCGGCGCCGGCATCACCTTGGTCACCTTGCCGTTGACCTCCTTCGGCGGCGCGCAGCGATGGCCGGCCGTCGGCCTCGGCGTGGTGGTGCTGGTCGGCTTCGCGGGGTGGGAGCGACGGTGCGGCGGGCGCGGTGGGCAGCCGCTGATCAATCCGGCGCTGCTGCGGCAGCGGTCGTACGTCTTCGCCGCGCTCATCGGGGTGCCGTACTTCGCCGGGTACAGCGCCATTCCCTTCATCACCTCGCTCTACCTCCAACAGGGGCTCGGCTATACGGCACTTGCCTCGGGCGCGACCGGGGTGCCGTTCGCGGTCGGAGCCGCGGCCGGCGCCGCGTTGACCGGACGGTTCGTCATCCGGCTCGGCCGCCTCCTGGTCCTGCTCGGCGCGGTCACCGTGGTGATCGGGCTCGCCGCCACCGTCGTCCTGATCCGCACCGTGCACGGCACCCCGATCTGGCTGGTCCTGCTGGGGCCGTTCCTGCTCTCCGGCGCCGGCAGCGGGGTGGTCGTCGGGCCGAACCTGACGCTGGCGCTGCACGAGGTGCCCCCGTCCGAAGGCGGTACCGCCGCCGCGGCGCTCCAGACCGCTCAGCGCATCGGAGCGGCGGTCGGCCTCGCCGTCACCAGCTCGGCGTTCTTCGGCGCGCTGCGCGCTTCGCACCGACGGTTCCCCGCCGCTGCGGGCAAGGGGCTGCTGTACTGCATCGGTTTCATCGCGCTTGCCCTGGTCGTGGCCGCGGCCGACGTCGCCTTCGCCGCGCGCTCCAAGTCCGGGCCGCCCGCGGCCTCCCCCGAACCGGCAGCGCTGAGCCGCTGA
- a CDS encoding outer membrane protein assembly factor BamB family protein, with amino-acid sequence MTRRTLMGAGAAAAAALTLDISPALSGSAAADSGATATVSGVVYLDRRKNGTAGHGNPGIAGVAVSDGVQTVLTDRDGAYHLSVDPGRRAQTIVFICVPDGCTAPLDQYRVPRFYRRVGALSAGSQVTADFGLDRDHAAGGSAFTFTQISDTHVNTIDIPEPPSDDKGAAIGRISRYLEQIGALTAAPAFILNTGDLSFDGADGMFQGLLAALKNSPLPVWPVVGNHDHGGGGSLGTDRYRSYLGPEWYSFDYRGCHFVVLENNGGFGVAEQLAWLQQDLKLHARDSKGRMKKLIVATHEPWDTPAAGGSTVQLQSYLDALAPYGPRTLLNGHSHANYVSERIAPNTVQYNTSSSNYNDDQSPMGYREFAVTTKGVRSTFRPYDYERRTAFLNPLPGQTVARTRTDFQVNVFDTSAEIEWVRFRVDDRGGWNDLMRTGLFTWSAPWNTKQLGLGRHTAQLRVHARGNTAWSAETTFTVTAAPAAVPAVANRPELQQFHGGPAHTGIAAGRVGPELDLLWSHRSGAATVMSSPVIASGVAYWGTWDNDAEAGNGLVAVDTATGGQLWRFPTRSQIQGTPAVSADTVYATEVHGLLHAVDARTGKQRWSLMLPGVNATLGGWAYTSPTVVDTTVYAIGYGATPQCSAIDALSGRVLWSAPLDGGWWNSTAPTVVGDKVYINSNPSELVILDRATGTRLAASSQLGALTHSTPAVDGDTAYAGAFGNILVARDATTAAEKWRFTSTGPSVHEAAQMGSSPAVDGTTVYVGFTDGRVTAVDKATGGQKWSVMTGAAIVSSPTVAGDLVWIGSMDGFLYAFDKATGARRAAVDIGAPVDGTPAVADHLLLVTAYDGNLYALTTRR; translated from the coding sequence ATGACCCGACGTACGTTGATGGGCGCGGGCGCCGCCGCGGCCGCCGCGCTCACCTTGGACATCTCCCCGGCGCTGAGCGGGTCGGCGGCCGCCGACTCCGGCGCCACCGCGACGGTTTCGGGGGTGGTGTACCTGGACCGCAGGAAGAACGGGACGGCGGGCCACGGCAACCCCGGCATCGCGGGGGTCGCCGTCAGCGACGGGGTGCAGACCGTCCTGACCGACCGCGACGGGGCGTACCACCTGAGCGTGGACCCGGGCCGCCGCGCGCAGACCATCGTCTTCATCTGCGTGCCCGACGGCTGCACCGCGCCGCTCGACCAGTACCGCGTCCCCCGCTTCTACCGCCGGGTCGGCGCCCTGAGCGCCGGTTCCCAGGTGACCGCCGACTTCGGTCTCGACCGCGACCACGCCGCCGGCGGCAGCGCGTTCACCTTCACCCAGATCTCCGACACCCATGTGAACACCATCGACATCCCCGAGCCGCCGAGCGACGACAAGGGTGCCGCGATCGGCCGGATCAGCCGCTACCTGGAGCAGATCGGCGCGCTGACGGCCGCTCCCGCGTTCATCCTGAACACCGGCGACCTGTCCTTCGACGGCGCGGACGGGATGTTCCAGGGGCTGCTGGCCGCGTTGAAGAACTCGCCGCTGCCGGTGTGGCCGGTCGTCGGCAACCACGACCACGGTGGCGGCGGCTCGTTGGGCACCGACCGTTACCGCTCCTACCTGGGCCCGGAGTGGTACTCCTTCGACTACCGCGGCTGCCACTTCGTCGTGCTGGAGAACAACGGCGGCTTCGGTGTCGCCGAGCAACTCGCCTGGCTCCAGCAGGATCTGAAGCTGCACGCGCGGGACTCCAAGGGCCGGATGAAGAAGCTGATCGTGGCCACCCACGAGCCCTGGGACACCCCCGCGGCCGGCGGCTCCACCGTCCAACTCCAGTCGTACCTCGACGCGCTGGCCCCCTACGGACCGCGCACGCTGCTCAACGGCCACAGCCACGCGAACTACGTCTCCGAGCGCATCGCGCCCAACACGGTGCAGTACAACACCAGTTCGTCGAACTACAACGACGACCAGAGCCCGATGGGCTACCGCGAGTTCGCGGTCACCACCAAGGGGGTCAGGAGCACTTTCCGGCCCTACGACTACGAGCGCCGCACCGCGTTCCTCAACCCCCTGCCCGGGCAGACCGTCGCCCGCACGCGCACCGACTTCCAGGTCAACGTGTTCGACACCTCGGCCGAGATCGAGTGGGTCCGCTTCCGCGTCGACGACCGCGGCGGCTGGAACGACCTGATGCGCACCGGCCTGTTCACCTGGTCCGCCCCCTGGAACACCAAGCAGCTCGGCCTCGGGCGGCACACCGCGCAACTGCGCGTCCACGCCCGCGGCAACACCGCCTGGAGCGCGGAGACCACCTTCACCGTCACCGCCGCGCCCGCCGCGGTTCCCGCCGTCGCCAACCGGCCCGAGCTGCAGCAGTTCCACGGCGGCCCCGCCCACACCGGCATCGCCGCCGGCCGGGTCGGCCCCGAGCTGGACCTCCTGTGGAGCCACCGCTCCGGCGCCGCCACCGTCATGAGCTCCCCGGTCATCGCCTCCGGCGTGGCCTACTGGGGCACTTGGGACAACGACGCCGAAGCCGGCAACGGCCTGGTCGCCGTCGACACCGCCACCGGCGGGCAGTTGTGGCGCTTCCCCACCCGCTCACAGATCCAGGGCACCCCCGCGGTCAGCGCCGACACCGTCTACGCCACCGAGGTCCACGGCCTGCTGCACGCGGTCGACGCCCGTACCGGAAAGCAGCGTTGGAGCCTGATGCTGCCCGGCGTCAACGCCACCCTCGGCGGCTGGGCGTACACCTCCCCCACCGTCGTGGACACCACCGTGTACGCCATCGGCTACGGGGCGACCCCCCAGTGCAGCGCCATCGACGCCCTCAGCGGCCGCGTCCTGTGGTCGGCGCCCCTGGACGGCGGCTGGTGGAACAGCACCGCCCCCACCGTGGTCGGCGACAAGGTCTACATCAACTCCAACCCCTCCGAGCTCGTCATCCTGGACCGGGCCACCGGTACCCGCCTCGCTGCCTCCAGCCAGCTCGGCGCCCTGACCCACTCCACGCCCGCCGTCGACGGCGACACCGCGTACGCGGGCGCGTTCGGCAACATCCTGGTCGCCCGCGACGCCACCACCGCCGCCGAGAAGTGGCGCTTCACCTCCACCGGCCCCTCCGTGCACGAGGCCGCGCAGATGGGCTCCTCCCCGGCGGTCGACGGCACCACGGTCTACGTCGGGTTCACCGACGGCCGGGTCACCGCCGTCGACAAGGCCACCGGCGGCCAGAAGTGGAGCGTGATGACCGGCGCCGCGATCGTCTCCTCCCCGACCGTCGCCGGCGACCTGGTGTGGATCGGCTCCATGGACGGCTTCCTCTACGCCTTCGACAAGGCCACCGGCGCCAGGCGCGCCGCCGTCGACATCGGCGCCCCCGTCGACGGCACTCCCGCCGTCGCCGACCACCTCCTCCTCGTCACCGCCTACGACGGCAACCTCTACGCCCTCACCACCCGGCGCTGA
- a CDS encoding helix-turn-helix domain-containing protein gives MKLDVLGLGAETERVYTALVGLPRSSASELAEASGGSTAAVAKVLAALVAKGLATRAGGRPPRFTAAPPDVAVTALIQERQRRLDAARTLVQRLAETHREALRINDPDIAVELLTHRDDISAAAGRLINEAEREVRAFDLPPYIDRPGSNLQHQLRRQRIGMAHRVIYSRDAVAWPGRLLDDILPSVQAGEQARVRGELPLKLVIRDDVAALIPFSLSAGGHSAAYLVHPSPILAALEALFEAEWDRAVPLGAGGPGLSQGAAGAVEAPGAGIAGIAGASAAPSEETRTLLMLLTSGLTDAAIARTQGWSPRTTQRRIQALMTALGATTRFQAALAAARRGWV, from the coding sequence ATGAAACTTGACGTCCTGGGACTCGGTGCGGAAACAGAGCGCGTCTACACGGCGCTGGTCGGCCTTCCCCGGTCCAGCGCCTCGGAGCTGGCCGAGGCGTCCGGCGGCAGCACCGCCGCCGTCGCGAAGGTGCTCGCGGCGCTGGTCGCCAAGGGCCTCGCGACCCGGGCCGGCGGCAGGCCGCCGCGCTTCACCGCCGCCCCGCCGGACGTCGCGGTCACCGCGCTGATCCAGGAGCGGCAGCGCCGGCTCGACGCGGCGCGCACGCTGGTGCAGCGCCTCGCGGAGACGCACCGCGAGGCGCTGCGCATCAACGACCCTGACATCGCGGTGGAGTTGCTCACCCACCGTGACGACATCAGCGCGGCCGCCGGACGGCTGATCAACGAGGCGGAGCGCGAGGTGCGGGCGTTCGACCTGCCGCCGTACATCGACCGGCCGGGCAGCAACCTCCAGCACCAGCTGCGGCGGCAGCGCATCGGGATGGCACACCGGGTGATCTACTCGCGTGACGCGGTGGCGTGGCCGGGCCGGCTCCTCGACGACATCCTGCCGAGCGTGCAGGCCGGTGAACAGGCGCGGGTGCGCGGCGAGTTGCCGTTGAAGCTCGTCATACGCGACGACGTGGCGGCGCTCATCCCGTTCAGCCTGTCGGCCGGCGGGCACTCCGCGGCGTACCTGGTCCACCCGTCCCCGATCCTGGCGGCGCTGGAGGCGCTGTTCGAGGCGGAGTGGGACCGGGCGGTGCCGCTCGGCGCGGGCGGGCCGGGGCTGTCGCAGGGGGCCGCGGGAGCCGTGGAGGCGCCGGGGGCCGGGATCGCCGGGATCGCCGGGGCGTCGGCTGCGCCGAGCGAGGAGACCAGGACCCTGCTCATGCTCCTCACCTCCGGGCTGACCGACGCCGCGATCGCCAGAACCCAGGGGTGGAGCCCGCGCACCACGCAGCGGCGCATCCAGGCCCTGATGACCGCCCTCGGCGCGACCACCCGCTTCCAGGCCGCCCTGGCCGCCGCCCGCCGCGGCTGGGTGTGA
- a CDS encoding S8 family serine peptidase, with protein MHRSNLPGSAPGRARAAVVAVVAAVATAVAAPTTVSAATPHPQAFSAPAAPDSSGSTASSGNPSTDPPAPALSPLGKAAAPTPPPPPPQRQGVVPGQVLVTLDAATSVTGSGVPGTRIAARRPDTSNSALDTRLKSVGAQSLSPLLPGVSESAAKTLTGAARSRLGTAAPDLGRTYVLRTSGKDAAAVARELAKSPGVVAAEPDRYVNTMNSGAQQLPKGVTAPGTAAHTPAESATPGKPGKPGKPGTSGTASLPANDTLSDSAQAFLDAGGVDAVGAYSLLGGEFGRQPGAGETITNVSIGDLTDQSMADAGDTYVQGNGPTTVLQHGQRYLDLPSMPLIPAYVAKDSGGLDGAASTEQQDPSLDEVMLDFGVMAPLPHDQQRDGATGSGYTDLLGIAPGANYRLVVPEQPTTDRIAGALLAAADQSPKPDVITASLGFGTDSQGLPGRYLEDDPVIRSVVASIVQRDHIVVSISSNDGTRLYTPAAVGPDGGSTPTDTAPGHSPATTINDDALSTTPTRVPDTGAIAAGGSTLDDTLAQGTSGPATTAETRLSGFGSFSSGFGSRVDLSAPSDNILAFSHAAGGSAQDVNVSLNGGTSASAPEIAAAAAVVLQAGRLDGRELSPQQVRDLLEQTGRAVPTPPQIDRTLHVGPQIDVTAAAERALGRKAPARPALVRLSVAHRVTQGGLGGTFLEGTDQDRIDLGDMASGGNGEGLVGPITFAGDVTGLTGGRTSYTLTVGHTVLRSDSPAIRLTPSRLLAAAGLPVVSGTDRQVTVTYAVVSGGRTVASRRRTLTVGPSDGRYAEAAAPTAPAVVAAGHAVTVSYDLTGVAKTSSPQLVVSTAGHWNPQLAPLFTAAWHQELTADKGTVTIPASAFDDGGGIYGIGIAQFGYGGNPQLTGYGEFAPIRVAGATAAQRPDAPLLSAAGGAAGHTAEPTRAAPRFDVRYDVRTVPGAHSAELEFSAPAPTAFGSMNTFTNANGTGLDDDGVDTPSAAHRVLPGASGTVRLDASALGLGSSDGYGVRVLALDRAGHAVGQASPLSSLAFDDGLAPDGSSVSGFAADGDHSVVALTTASGGTEVRHYASATGRYGAVITADTAAGSAYQVVGATTDRVLLVHRSAPGGDLRVETWDTASGALVGSTVLPAAEDTFVTGRVDAAHGRGALLLHGADSADLVLPVDLSTGTAAAPIPADLPGVLVGSYGLLTVDTSTGAVFLARPAGPFNCLGGATVARVDLAARTVTAAGSTSACSHGIASDGTGTLYNLFATAISVNIVPTGVISGTDETTGATAGDSVTVRLGKPAALAVDGTHKIAVVSYSSPAGTAYFGAGMWVPDNNASGQLVVVDLTTGTVLRTLTGFTLGGHASPADAIQLDPSTRTGWTFGAYDQQIQQFSY; from the coding sequence ATGCACCGCTCCAACCTGCCGGGCAGCGCGCCCGGCCGCGCACGTGCCGCCGTGGTGGCGGTCGTCGCGGCCGTCGCCACCGCCGTGGCCGCTCCGACAACGGTGTCAGCGGCGACCCCGCACCCTCAGGCGTTCTCCGCGCCGGCCGCGCCGGACTCATCCGGCTCGACCGCCTCCTCGGGGAACCCCTCCACCGACCCGCCCGCCCCGGCCCTGTCCCCGCTCGGCAAGGCCGCCGCACCGACCCCGCCCCCGCCCCCGCCCCAGCGCCAAGGCGTCGTGCCGGGGCAGGTGTTGGTGACGCTGGACGCCGCGACCTCGGTGACCGGGAGCGGCGTGCCCGGCACCCGGATCGCCGCGCGCCGGCCCGACACCAGCAACTCCGCGCTCGACACGCGGCTGAAGTCGGTCGGCGCGCAGTCACTGAGCCCGCTGCTGCCCGGCGTGTCCGAGTCCGCCGCCAAGACGCTGACCGGTGCCGCCCGCAGCCGGCTGGGCACCGCCGCCCCCGACCTCGGCCGTACCTATGTGCTGCGCACCTCCGGGAAGGACGCGGCAGCCGTGGCACGGGAGTTGGCGAAGAGCCCCGGCGTGGTCGCGGCGGAACCCGACCGCTACGTCAACACCATGAACAGCGGCGCGCAGCAGCTCCCGAAGGGGGTGACCGCGCCCGGCACGGCGGCGCACACCCCCGCCGAGAGCGCCACGCCCGGCAAGCCCGGCAAGCCCGGCAAGCCCGGCACCTCCGGCACCGCCTCCCTCCCCGCCAACGACACTCTCTCCGACTCCGCGCAGGCGTTCCTCGACGCCGGCGGCGTCGACGCGGTCGGCGCCTACTCCCTGCTGGGCGGCGAGTTCGGCCGGCAGCCCGGCGCCGGCGAGACCATCACCAACGTGTCGATCGGCGACCTCACCGACCAGTCGATGGCCGACGCCGGCGACACGTACGTCCAGGGGAACGGCCCGACCACCGTCCTCCAGCACGGGCAGCGCTATCTCGACCTGCCGTCGATGCCGCTGATCCCGGCGTACGTCGCCAAGGACTCCGGCGGCCTGGACGGCGCCGCCTCCACCGAGCAGCAGGACCCCTCCCTCGACGAGGTCATGCTCGACTTCGGGGTGATGGCGCCGCTGCCGCACGACCAGCAGCGCGACGGCGCGACCGGCAGCGGCTACACCGACCTGCTCGGCATCGCACCCGGCGCGAACTACCGGCTGGTGGTGCCCGAGCAGCCGACCACCGACCGTATCGCCGGGGCGCTGCTGGCCGCGGCCGACCAGTCGCCCAAGCCGGACGTGATCACCGCGAGCCTCGGCTTCGGCACCGACTCCCAAGGACTGCCCGGCCGTTACCTGGAGGACGACCCGGTGATCCGCTCGGTCGTCGCGTCGATCGTGCAGCGCGACCACATCGTGGTGTCGATCTCCTCCAACGACGGCACCCGGCTCTACACCCCGGCCGCGGTCGGCCCGGACGGCGGCAGCACCCCGACCGACACCGCGCCGGGCCACTCGCCGGCGACCACCATCAACGACGACGCGCTGTCGACCACGCCCACCCGGGTGCCGGACACCGGCGCCATAGCCGCCGGCGGCAGCACGCTCGACGACACGCTCGCGCAGGGCACCAGCGGCCCGGCCACCACCGCCGAGACCCGGCTCAGCGGCTTCGGCAGCTTCTCCTCCGGCTTCGGCAGCCGGGTCGACCTGTCGGCGCCCAGCGACAACATCCTCGCCTTCTCGCACGCCGCGGGCGGCTCCGCGCAGGACGTGAACGTCTCGCTCAACGGCGGCACTTCGGCCTCCGCCCCGGAGATCGCCGCGGCGGCCGCCGTGGTGCTGCAGGCCGGCCGGCTCGACGGCCGCGAGCTGAGCCCGCAGCAGGTCCGCGACCTGCTGGAGCAGACCGGCCGCGCGGTGCCGACGCCGCCGCAGATCGACCGCACGCTGCACGTCGGCCCGCAGATCGACGTGACCGCCGCCGCCGAGCGGGCGCTGGGCCGCAAGGCACCGGCCCGCCCGGCACTGGTGCGGCTGTCGGTCGCGCACCGGGTCACCCAAGGCGGCCTGGGCGGCACCTTCCTGGAGGGCACCGACCAGGACCGGATCGACCTGGGCGACATGGCCTCGGGCGGCAACGGCGAGGGCCTGGTCGGCCCGATCACCTTCGCCGGCGACGTGACCGGCCTGACCGGCGGCCGGACGTCGTACACCCTCACCGTCGGCCACACCGTCCTGCGCTCCGACTCGCCTGCGATCCGGCTGACGCCGAGCCGGCTGCTGGCCGCCGCGGGGCTGCCCGTGGTCTCCGGCACGGACCGGCAGGTCACCGTCACCTACGCGGTGGTCAGCGGCGGCCGCACCGTCGCGAGCCGGCGCCGTACCCTCACCGTCGGCCCGAGCGACGGGCGTTACGCCGAGGCGGCCGCTCCCACCGCGCCCGCCGTGGTCGCCGCCGGGCACGCGGTGACCGTCTCCTACGACCTGACCGGGGTGGCGAAGACCTCCAGCCCGCAGCTGGTCGTCTCCACCGCGGGCCACTGGAACCCGCAGCTCGCCCCGCTGTTCACCGCCGCCTGGCACCAGGAGCTGACCGCGGACAAGGGCACCGTCACCATCCCGGCGTCCGCGTTCGACGACGGTGGCGGCATCTACGGGATCGGCATCGCGCAGTTCGGCTACGGCGGCAACCCGCAGCTCACCGGGTACGGCGAGTTCGCCCCGATCCGGGTCGCGGGCGCCACCGCGGCCCAGCGCCCCGACGCCCCGCTGCTGTCCGCGGCCGGCGGCGCGGCCGGCCACACCGCCGAACCCACCCGCGCCGCACCGCGGTTCGACGTGCGCTACGACGTGCGTACGGTGCCGGGCGCGCACAGCGCGGAACTGGAGTTCTCCGCGCCGGCGCCCACCGCGTTCGGCTCGATGAACACGTTCACCAACGCCAACGGCACCGGGCTCGACGACGACGGCGTGGACACCCCCTCGGCCGCGCACCGGGTGCTGCCGGGCGCGTCCGGGACGGTCCGGCTGGACGCGTCCGCGCTCGGCCTGGGCAGCTCCGACGGCTACGGCGTGCGGGTCCTCGCGCTGGACCGCGCCGGGCACGCGGTCGGCCAGGCGTCCCCGCTGTCCTCGCTCGCCTTCGACGACGGGCTCGCCCCCGACGGCTCGTCGGTGAGCGGCTTCGCGGCCGACGGCGACCACTCGGTGGTGGCCCTCACCACCGCGTCCGGCGGCACCGAGGTGCGGCACTACGCGTCGGCGACCGGCCGCTACGGGGCCGTCATCACCGCCGACACCGCGGCCGGTTCCGCCTACCAGGTGGTGGGCGCCACGACCGACCGCGTGCTGCTCGTGCACCGCTCCGCACCGGGCGGCGACCTGCGGGTCGAGACGTGGGACACCGCGTCCGGCGCACTCGTGGGCTCCACCGTGCTGCCCGCCGCCGAGGACACCTTCGTCACCGGCCGGGTGGACGCCGCGCACGGCCGTGGCGCCCTGCTGCTGCACGGCGCCGACAGCGCCGACCTGGTGCTGCCGGTTGACCTGTCCACCGGGACGGCGGCGGCGCCCATCCCCGCCGACCTGCCCGGCGTGCTCGTCGGGTCGTACGGGCTGCTGACCGTCGACACCTCCACCGGGGCGGTGTTCCTGGCCCGCCCGGCCGGGCCGTTCAACTGCCTGGGCGGGGCCACCGTCGCCCGCGTCGACCTGGCCGCCCGCACGGTGACCGCGGCCGGCAGCACCTCGGCGTGCAGCCACGGCATCGCCTCCGACGGAACCGGCACGCTCTACAACCTGTTCGCCACCGCGATCAGCGTGAACATCGTGCCCACCGGCGTCATCTCCGGCACCGACGAGACCACCGGAGCCACCGCCGGCGACTCGGTGACGGTGCGACTGGGCAAGCCGGCCGCGCTCGCGGTCGACGGCACCCACAAGATCGCCGTCGTCTCCTACTCCTCGCCCGCCGGCACCGCGTACTTCGGGGCGGGCATGTGGGTCCCGGACAACAACGCGAGCGGCCAACTGGTCGTGGTGGACCTGACCACGGGCACGGTGCTGCGTACGCTCACCGGCTTCACGCTCGGCGGACACGCCTCGCCCGCCGACGCCATCCAGCTCGACCCGTCGACGCGGACGGGGTGGACCTTCGGGGCGTACGACCAGCAGATCCAGCAGTTCAGCTACTGA